In the genome of Kitasatospora cathayae, one region contains:
- a CDS encoding DUF5134 domain-containing protein, whose translation MHGPTLVNWLLALLTATAGAYCLTRLRQASCATTAPGSRRAHPPLARESDAAEALMGLGMAAMAVTGATVPAAVWACLFALPGAVFLLAALHAPTGRAHRLHHAVGALAMTYLALAMTVSPGGHHHHATALGTPLLTGALLLYFGGYSLWAGARLLRTPAGTLVLGTTGLPRACRLTMGIGMFAMLLTM comes from the coding sequence TTGCACGGGCCCACTCTGGTCAACTGGCTCCTCGCCCTCCTCACCGCCACCGCCGGTGCCTACTGCCTGACCCGCCTGCGGCAGGCCTCCTGCGCCACCACCGCCCCCGGCTCCCGCCGCGCCCACCCGCCGCTCGCCCGGGAATCCGACGCCGCCGAAGCCCTGATGGGGCTCGGCATGGCAGCGATGGCCGTCACCGGCGCCACCGTCCCGGCCGCCGTCTGGGCGTGCCTCTTCGCCCTCCCCGGTGCCGTCTTCCTGCTCGCCGCCCTGCACGCCCCCACCGGCCGGGCACACCGGCTGCACCACGCGGTCGGAGCGCTCGCCATGACGTACCTGGCCCTGGCGATGACCGTCTCCCCCGGCGGACACCACCACCACGCCACCGCCCTCGGCACGCCCCTGCTCACCGGCGCGCTGCTGCTCTACTTCGGCGGCTACTCCCTGTGGGCCGGCGCCCGGCTGCTGCGCACCCCGGCCGGCACCCTCGTGCTCGGCACCACCGGTCTGCCCCGGGCCTGCCGGCTGACCATGGGCATCGGCATGTTCGCCATGCTCCTGACCATGTGA
- a CDS encoding MarR family winged helix-turn-helix transcriptional regulator codes for MAELDSLEASAEAGLIAEWRELLARHAAAVCALDRELGEKYGLGMSEFEVLERLVEGCQAEGRHALRASELAPTVHLSQSALSRLIARLEKAGLVTRAMCTSDRRGIMIALTEAGRERYDQARPLHREVLGLTLGGHFAPLCGGAASD; via the coding sequence GTGGCTGAACTCGACTCCCTCGAAGCCTCGGCGGAGGCCGGTCTCATCGCGGAATGGCGCGAGCTGCTCGCCCGCCATGCCGCGGCCGTCTGTGCGCTCGACCGTGAGCTCGGTGAGAAGTACGGGCTGGGCATGAGCGAGTTCGAGGTGCTGGAACGCCTGGTGGAGGGATGTCAGGCCGAAGGTCGCCACGCCCTTCGGGCGAGCGAGCTGGCGCCCACCGTCCATCTGAGCCAGAGCGCGCTGTCCCGGCTGATCGCCCGCCTGGAGAAGGCCGGACTGGTGACCCGGGCGATGTGCACGAGTGACCGGCGGGGCATCATGATCGCCCTGACCGAGGCCGGGCGGGAGCGCTACGACCAGGCCCGGCCGCTCCACCGCGAGGTGCTCGGGCTGACGCTCGGCGGCCACTTCGCTCCGCTCTGCGGAGGGGCCGCATCGGACTGA
- a CDS encoding MFS transporter gives MTTATVTPPDAPSTSGLHWTPRLWGTLVVLCAAMFLDALDVSMVGVALPSIGSELHLSTSTLQWVVSGYVLGYGGLLLLGGRAADLLGRRRVFLVALSAFATASLLGGLVDDGGLLIAARFLKGVSAAFTAPAGLSIITTTFAEGPARNRALSIYTTCGASGFSLGLVLSGLLTSVGWRWTFLMPVPVALLALLFAVRLLPRPVEEPAKGGYDVLGAITGTATVLLLVFTVTEAQGAGWLSLRTLGSLVVVAALAAAFLLVESRTAHPLVRLGIFRNGSVARANVVAFTMTGAYGGFQFVVTLYLQHLLGWSALQMALGLLPAGAFIALSAPFMGPIVDRFGTARLLPIGLLALAGAFALFLRLDEHSSYLVLVLPSMLLLGVGFALAFPSVNIAATDGVADEEQGLASGLVNTAIQVGTAVVLAGATAMITAGSAGGDSAQAQLDGYRPALVLVTAVALVGLVVAAVGALVDRRRNSTPMSVSDYDYPPAGPSVARTGVLTER, from the coding sequence ATGACCACCGCGACCGTCACGCCACCCGACGCCCCGTCAACCAGCGGGCTGCACTGGACACCCCGCCTCTGGGGCACCCTCGTCGTGCTCTGCGCCGCCATGTTCCTGGACGCCCTGGACGTCTCGATGGTGGGCGTCGCCCTCCCCTCCATCGGCTCCGAACTGCACCTCTCGACCTCCACCCTGCAGTGGGTGGTCTCCGGCTACGTGCTCGGTTACGGCGGCCTGCTGCTGCTCGGCGGACGCGCCGCCGACCTGCTCGGCCGTCGCCGGGTCTTCCTGGTCGCGCTCAGCGCCTTCGCCACCGCCTCACTGCTCGGCGGCCTGGTCGACGACGGCGGCCTGCTGATCGCGGCCCGCTTCCTCAAGGGCGTCAGCGCCGCCTTCACCGCCCCGGCCGGCCTGTCGATCATCACCACGACCTTCGCCGAGGGCCCCGCCCGCAACCGGGCGCTGTCGATCTACACCACCTGTGGCGCCAGCGGCTTCTCCCTCGGCCTGGTGCTGAGCGGTCTGCTCACCTCGGTCGGCTGGCGCTGGACCTTCCTGATGCCGGTCCCGGTCGCGCTGCTCGCCCTGCTCTTCGCCGTCCGCCTGCTCCCCCGCCCGGTCGAGGAGCCCGCCAAGGGCGGCTACGACGTGCTCGGCGCGATCACCGGCACAGCGACCGTCCTGCTGCTGGTGTTCACCGTGACCGAGGCCCAGGGCGCCGGCTGGCTGAGCCTGCGCACCCTCGGCTCGCTGGTCGTGGTCGCCGCGCTGGCCGCCGCGTTCCTGCTGGTGGAGAGCCGCACCGCCCATCCGCTGGTCCGGCTCGGCATCTTCCGCAACGGTTCGGTGGCCCGGGCCAACGTGGTCGCCTTCACGATGACCGGCGCGTACGGCGGGTTCCAGTTCGTCGTCACGCTCTACCTGCAGCACCTGCTCGGCTGGTCGGCCCTGCAGATGGCCCTCGGGCTGCTGCCGGCCGGTGCCTTCATCGCCCTCTCGGCACCGTTCATGGGCCCGATCGTGGACCGCTTCGGCACCGCCCGGCTGCTGCCGATCGGCCTGCTGGCACTGGCCGGCGCCTTCGCCCTGTTCCTGCGCCTGGACGAGCACAGCTCGTACCTGGTCCTGGTGCTGCCCTCGATGCTGCTGCTCGGCGTGGGCTTCGCGCTGGCCTTCCCCTCGGTGAACATCGCCGCCACCGACGGGGTGGCCGACGAGGAGCAGGGGCTGGCCTCGGGGCTGGTGAACACCGCGATCCAGGTCGGAACCGCCGTCGTGCTGGCCGGGGCGACCGCGATGATCACGGCCGGCAGCGCGGGCGGCGACAGCGCCCAGGCCCAGTTGGACGGCTACCGGCCGGCGCTGGTCCTGGTCACCGCGGTCGCGCTGGTCGGACTGGTGGTGGCCGCGGTGGGTGCCCTGGTGGACCGACGCCGGAATTCAACTCCCATGTCGGTGTCGGATTATGATTATCCGCCTGCCGGGCCATCCGTGGCCCGGACCGGAGTCCTGACCGAGCGCTGA
- a CDS encoding TetR/AcrR family transcriptional regulator: MRQRSRRRIMRATIELVDQRGYAGTTLTDIAERAGLARGLLSYYFDGKRLLMQSATHRLMHQALSGALAELPPGASPEARLARAIDTVLSLAMDHPRVMRSHLALILDPDTGAFVQDPEQQQVGAILQGLLEDWGAPDPVAEHAVLRSALMGGCIGVLLPGAEIPLAPIRADLFGRYDLAWELGRPPQPLPPERERPPARG; this comes from the coding sequence ATGCGGCAACGCTCCCGTCGACGCATCATGCGGGCCACCATCGAGCTGGTTGACCAGCGCGGTTACGCCGGCACCACGCTGACCGACATCGCCGAGCGCGCCGGACTGGCCCGTGGCCTGCTCTCGTACTACTTCGACGGCAAACGACTGCTGATGCAGTCCGCCACGCACCGGTTGATGCACCAGGCGCTCTCCGGCGCGCTGGCCGAACTGCCGCCCGGCGCCTCCCCCGAGGCCCGGCTGGCCCGCGCGATCGACACCGTCCTCAGCCTGGCCATGGACCACCCCCGGGTGATGCGCTCCCACCTGGCGCTGATCCTCGACCCGGACACCGGCGCCTTCGTCCAGGACCCGGAGCAGCAGCAGGTCGGCGCGATCCTGCAGGGCCTGCTGGAGGACTGGGGAGCGCCGGACCCGGTCGCCGAGCACGCGGTGCTGCGCAGCGCGCTGATGGGCGGCTGCATCGGGGTGCTGCTACCGGGCGCGGAGATCCCGCTGGCGCCGATCCGGGCCGACCTGTTCGGCCGCTACGACCTGGCCTGGGAGCTGGGCCGTCCGCCGCAGCCGCTGCCGCCGGAACGCGAACGGCCGCCGGCCCGCGGTTGA
- a CDS encoding ATP-binding protein: MSTGTALAVDPHVVTCTLAPRFEAVRTARDFARTALQRWGLMELFDDVALVASELVTNALRHAIGARPDPAGGALGEYDFPTQPTPDGRLPIRISLVHRAPQVVCAVSDPSCIGPVAREADFVAESGRGLHLVESFSRSWGWHPLGSGKVVWAVFATEPAGGGLDGCRALDGTALDGRLDLGGRHRRSA, translated from the coding sequence ATGAGCACCGGTACGGCTTTGGCGGTTGACCCCCATGTGGTCACCTGTACGCTCGCTCCTCGTTTTGAAGCCGTGAGAACCGCGCGCGACTTCGCCCGGACCGCTCTTCAGCGCTGGGGCCTGATGGAGTTGTTCGACGATGTCGCGCTGGTGGCCTCGGAACTCGTGACCAACGCGCTCCGGCATGCGATCGGCGCACGACCCGACCCGGCGGGCGGCGCCCTGGGCGAGTACGACTTTCCCACACAGCCGACCCCGGACGGACGGCTGCCGATCCGAATAAGCCTGGTGCACCGCGCGCCCCAGGTGGTCTGCGCGGTGAGCGATCCCAGTTGCATCGGCCCGGTGGCCCGGGAGGCGGACTTCGTCGCCGAATCCGGGCGCGGGCTGCACCTGGTGGAGTCGTTCAGCCGCTCCTGGGGCTGGCACCCGCTGGGCAGCGGCAAGGTGGTCTGGGCCGTGTTCGCGACGGAGCCGGCCGGCGGCGGGCTCGACGGCTGCAGGGCACTGGACGGTACCGCGCTGGACGGACGGCTCGACCTCGGTGGCCGGCACCGGCGCTCGGCCTAA
- a CDS encoding M56 family metallopeptidase → MTALTGLLLLGLLLSTVVPRLLARARWVEREPVLALLVWQCIVLAVLLCCALGLVLAASAAEPELRAWVFAGAPHGVEDAYGLEDAEGWGRLCAAVLAAGALQTVLALTREVRTAKALRNRRHAQLANRAPELPEAIETARSRRERLVVLENVRPEAWSLPGPNSRLVVTTGALQQLTARELAAVLSHERGHVRARHHWLQQFAQALASGFPGIGVFRAFRDQVAELVELAADDRAARRHGRHTTALALAELNLDRGVFGACPPGLAQSPKRVDRLLAGRPRLSVPHRLQLTAAALAAPAAAVLLAVAPGLRSLL, encoded by the coding sequence ATGACTGCCCTGACCGGCCTGCTGCTGCTCGGCCTGCTGCTCTCCACCGTCGTGCCCCGGCTGCTGGCCCGGGCCCGCTGGGTGGAGCGCGAACCGGTGCTGGCGCTGCTGGTGTGGCAGTGCATCGTGCTGGCCGTACTGCTGTGCTGCGCCCTGGGTCTGGTCCTCGCCGCCTCCGCCGCCGAGCCCGAACTGCGCGCCTGGGTGTTCGCCGGCGCCCCGCACGGCGTGGAGGACGCGTACGGCCTGGAGGACGCCGAGGGTTGGGGCCGGCTGTGCGCCGCGGTCCTGGCGGCGGGCGCGCTGCAGACGGTGCTGGCGCTCACCCGCGAGGTCCGTACGGCCAAGGCCCTGCGCAACCGTCGGCACGCCCAACTGGCGAACCGCGCACCGGAGTTGCCCGAGGCGATCGAGACCGCTCGGAGTCGCCGGGAGAGGCTGGTGGTGCTGGAGAACGTCCGGCCCGAGGCCTGGTCGCTTCCCGGTCCGAACTCCCGCCTGGTGGTCACCACCGGTGCCCTCCAGCAGCTCACCGCCCGGGAGTTGGCGGCGGTGCTGAGTCACGAGCGCGGACACGTCCGGGCCCGGCACCACTGGCTGCAGCAGTTCGCCCAGGCGCTCGCCTCCGGATTCCCCGGCATCGGCGTGTTCCGCGCCTTCCGGGACCAGGTGGCGGAGCTGGTCGAGCTGGCGGCGGACGACCGGGCGGCGCGTCGGCACGGCCGGCACACCACGGCCCTCGCACTGGCCGAACTCAACCTGGACCGTGGGGTGTTCGGCGCATGTCCGCCCGGTCTGGCGCAGTCCCCGAAGCGGGTCGACCGGCTGCTCGCGGGCCGCCCCCGGCTGTCCGTCCCGCACCGGCTGCAGCTGACCGCCGCCGCCCTGGCCGCACCCGCCGCGGCCGTCCTGCTCGCCGTCGCCCCAGGGCTCCGCTCGCTCCTCTGA
- a CDS encoding amino acid ABC transporter permease has product MAHEAYRRSRARRSTLIATASTVLTAVALYLLVVNSPGWEVTRRTFFNLDYARQALPEVLRGLRLNLELMLGCGVLILVFGLLLAVLRTLRGPVFLPVRLLATAYVDFFLGLPMIICLLVMITGVPALRLTGVTTDPLLLGGAALVLTYSAYVSEVFRSGIESVHPSQRAAARSLGLTNTQAMRYVVLPQAVRRVVPPLINNLVSLQKDTGLVSIGGAIDAVYAAKIIAAHSFNFTPYLVAGVVFIVLTIPLTRLADWLTGRMNRRQLQGGAV; this is encoded by the coding sequence CTGGCGCACGAGGCGTACCGGCGCTCGCGCGCCCGCCGCTCGACGCTGATCGCCACCGCCTCGACCGTGCTGACGGCGGTGGCGCTGTATCTGCTGGTCGTCAACTCCCCCGGCTGGGAGGTGACTCGGCGGACCTTCTTCAACCTGGACTACGCCCGCCAGGCACTGCCCGAGGTGTTGCGGGGGCTGCGGCTCAACCTGGAGCTGATGCTCGGCTGCGGGGTGCTGATCCTGGTGTTCGGGCTGCTGCTCGCGGTGCTGCGGACGCTGCGCGGGCCCGTGTTCCTGCCGGTGCGGCTGCTGGCCACCGCGTACGTGGACTTCTTCCTCGGGCTGCCGATGATCATCTGCCTGCTGGTGATGATCACCGGGGTGCCGGCGCTGCGGCTCACCGGGGTGACCACCGATCCGCTGCTGCTCGGCGGGGCGGCCCTGGTGCTCACGTACTCGGCGTACGTGTCGGAGGTGTTCCGCTCGGGCATCGAGTCGGTGCACCCGAGCCAGCGGGCCGCGGCGCGGTCGCTGGGACTGACCAACACCCAGGCGATGCGGTACGTGGTGCTGCCGCAGGCGGTGCGGCGGGTGGTGCCGCCGCTGATCAACAACCTGGTCAGCCTGCAGAAGGACACCGGGCTCGTGTCGATCGGCGGCGCGATCGACGCGGTGTACGCGGCGAAGATCATCGCTGCGCACTCCTTCAACTTCACGCCGTACCTGGTGGCGGGAGTGGTGTTCATCGTGCTGACCATCCCGCTGACCCGGCTCGCCGACTGGCTGACCGGGCGGATGAACCGTCGGCAGCTGCAGGGAGGTGCGGTGTGA
- a CDS encoding ABC transporter substrate-binding protein — MSLRKPSAVLPLAALAVAAALTGCAPQAANSDGSAAAGTSGSAGAAASCAPGALATRTAGKLTIGTDKPAYDPWFSEDKPENGKGFESAVAYAVAEKLGYPKDKVGWVVAPFGKATAPGAKDFDFDINQVSISDERKQAVDFSSGYYSVRQALIALKGSPAAGAKSIADLKGAKLGAQIGSTSLDTITNTIKPSTPAAVFDSNDLAKAALKNGQVEALVVDLPTAFYITGAEVPEAQVVGQFESAAQGEQFGLVLDKGSRLTPCVSAAVDALRADGTLAKLEKQWLSDAVSAPVLK; from the coding sequence ATGAGCCTCCGCAAGCCGTCCGCCGTCCTGCCCCTCGCCGCGCTGGCCGTCGCCGCCGCGCTCACCGGGTGCGCGCCGCAGGCTGCCAACTCCGATGGCAGCGCCGCCGCCGGCACCTCGGGTTCGGCCGGTGCGGCGGCGAGCTGCGCGCCCGGCGCGCTGGCCACGCGGACCGCCGGGAAGCTGACCATCGGCACCGACAAGCCGGCCTACGACCCGTGGTTCTCCGAGGACAAGCCGGAGAACGGCAAGGGCTTCGAGTCGGCGGTGGCGTACGCCGTGGCGGAGAAGCTGGGGTACCCGAAGGACAAGGTCGGCTGGGTGGTCGCGCCGTTCGGCAAGGCGACCGCCCCGGGGGCCAAGGACTTCGACTTCGACATCAACCAGGTGTCCATCAGCGACGAGCGCAAGCAGGCGGTGGACTTCTCCTCCGGCTACTACTCCGTGCGCCAGGCCCTCATCGCGCTGAAGGGCTCCCCGGCCGCGGGCGCGAAGAGCATCGCCGACCTCAAGGGCGCCAAGCTGGGCGCGCAGATCGGCAGCACGAGCCTGGACACCATCACCAACACCATCAAGCCCAGCACCCCGGCGGCCGTGTTCGACTCCAACGACCTGGCGAAGGCGGCGCTGAAGAACGGTCAGGTCGAGGCGCTGGTGGTCGACCTGCCGACGGCCTTCTACATCACCGGCGCCGAGGTGCCGGAGGCCCAGGTGGTGGGGCAGTTCGAATCGGCCGCGCAGGGCGAGCAGTTCGGCCTGGTGCTGGACAAGGGATCCCGGCTGACCCCGTGCGTGTCGGCCGCGGTGGACGCGCTGCGCGCGGACGGGACGCTGGCGAAGCTGGAGAAGCAGTGGCTGTCGGACGCCGTCTCGGCGCCGGTGCTGAAGTGA
- a CDS encoding helix-turn-helix domain-containing protein, translating to MTTVQPGGGSMVRRILLGSQLRRLREARGITREDAGYAIRASESKISRMELGRVSFKERDVADLLSLYGVDDGLEREALLGLVREANKSGWWHSFNDVLPGWFQTYVGLEEAAQLIRTYEVQFIPGLLQSEEYARAVFGQSRPVISEEEVERRVSLRLRRQKLLTEGANPRLWAVIDEAALRRPVGGPKVMRGQVQYLIDVAEQANVVIQVMPFRFGAHAGESGAFTILRFPEQDLADVVYLEQLTSALYLDKRDDVDAYVQVMERLCVDSLTPERTIDLLASILKER from the coding sequence ATGACCACAGTTCAGCCGGGCGGCGGCTCGATGGTCCGCCGGATCCTCCTCGGCTCGCAGCTGCGCCGCCTGCGCGAGGCGCGCGGGATCACCCGTGAGGACGCGGGCTACGCGATCCGCGCGTCCGAGTCCAAGATCAGTCGCATGGAGCTCGGCCGGGTCAGCTTCAAGGAGCGCGACGTCGCCGACCTGCTCAGCCTCTACGGCGTCGACGACGGCCTGGAGCGGGAGGCCCTGCTCGGCCTGGTCCGCGAGGCCAACAAGTCCGGCTGGTGGCACAGCTTCAACGACGTGCTGCCGGGCTGGTTCCAGACCTACGTCGGCCTCGAGGAGGCCGCCCAGCTGATCCGCACCTACGAAGTGCAGTTCATCCCCGGACTGCTGCAGTCCGAGGAGTACGCACGGGCGGTTTTCGGCCAGAGCCGGCCGGTCATCAGCGAAGAGGAGGTCGAGCGGCGGGTCAGCCTCCGGCTGCGCCGCCAGAAGCTGCTGACCGAGGGTGCCAATCCGCGCCTGTGGGCGGTCATCGACGAGGCCGCGCTGCGCCGGCCGGTCGGCGGGCCCAAGGTGATGCGTGGTCAGGTGCAGTACCTGATCGACGTCGCCGAGCAGGCCAACGTGGTCATCCAGGTCATGCCGTTCCGCTTCGGCGCGCACGCGGGCGAGTCCGGGGCGTTCACGATCCTGCGGTTCCCGGAGCAGGACCTCGCGGACGTGGTCTACCTGGAGCAGCTCACCAGCGCGCTCTACCTGGACAAGCGGGACGACGTCGACGCGTACGTCCAGGTCATGGAGCGGCTCTGCGTGGACAGCCTCACGCCCGAGCGCACGATAGACCTGCTTGCCTCGATCCTGAAGGAGCGCTGA
- a CDS encoding transglycosylase family protein: MLPSNGNRLSSRTRRVIAALGVAGVGLTVPCLTTGTANAASVATWDKVAQCESSGNWSINTGNGFYGGLQFTSSTWAAFGGTAYAPQANLATKDQQIAIAEKVLASQGPGAWPVCSVQAGLTKGGAPAAVDTASAAKPAQGQAQAAKPAAASAPAQDQAKASGDSAAAKSANSDWAQKRQAQAQAGDYTVVAGDWLSSIADKHNVQGGWQHLYELNRSTLTEGPDMIYPGQRLTFGDAGSAQADKSSTATKSGSDFAWFDRSQKSGQASNGGAVDAKPVAQTKAPAVKPAAQAQTPAPAATGSMAAAVSFAKSKVGQAYVYGGTGNGGWDCSGLTQAALRAAGINIPRVAADQAAASTHVSLDSLQPGDLLFWSNNGKDSGVYHVAIYIGGGQYVEAANPSVGVRLQTIANWAPDFAGRV; the protein is encoded by the coding sequence ATGCTGCCTTCCAACGGCAACCGCCTGTCCAGCCGTACCCGTCGCGTGATCGCCGCCCTCGGCGTCGCGGGCGTCGGCCTCACGGTTCCCTGCCTCACCACCGGCACCGCCAACGCCGCCTCCGTCGCCACCTGGGACAAGGTCGCCCAGTGCGAGAGCAGCGGCAACTGGAGCATCAACACCGGCAACGGCTTCTACGGCGGCCTGCAGTTCACCTCCAGCACCTGGGCCGCCTTCGGTGGCACCGCGTACGCCCCGCAGGCCAACCTCGCCACCAAGGACCAGCAGATCGCCATCGCCGAGAAGGTCCTGGCCTCGCAGGGCCCCGGCGCCTGGCCGGTCTGCTCGGTCCAGGCCGGTCTTACCAAGGGCGGCGCCCCGGCCGCCGTCGACACCGCCTCGGCCGCCAAGCCCGCCCAGGGTCAGGCCCAGGCCGCGAAGCCCGCCGCGGCGTCCGCGCCCGCCCAGGACCAGGCGAAGGCCTCCGGCGACTCCGCCGCCGCCAAGTCCGCCAACAGCGACTGGGCGCAGAAGCGCCAGGCGCAGGCCCAGGCCGGCGACTACACCGTCGTCGCGGGCGACTGGCTGTCCTCCATCGCGGACAAGCACAACGTCCAGGGTGGCTGGCAGCACCTGTACGAGCTCAACCGCAGCACCCTCACCGAGGGTCCGGACATGATCTACCCGGGCCAGCGCCTGACCTTCGGTGACGCCGGCTCGGCCCAGGCCGACAAGTCCTCCACCGCCACCAAGTCCGGGTCGGACTTCGCCTGGTTCGACCGCTCGCAGAAGTCCGGCCAGGCCTCGAACGGCGGTGCCGTGGACGCCAAGCCGGTCGCCCAGACCAAGGCCCCGGCCGTGAAGCCGGCCGCCCAGGCGCAGACCCCGGCCCCGGCCGCCACCGGCAGCATGGCCGCCGCGGTCTCCTTCGCCAAGTCGAAGGTCGGCCAGGCGTACGTCTACGGCGGCACCGGCAACGGCGGTTGGGACTGCTCCGGCCTGACCCAGGCCGCGCTGCGCGCCGCGGGCATCAACATCCCGCGCGTCGCCGCCGACCAGGCCGCCGCCAGCACCCACGTCTCGCTGGACAGCCTGCAGCCGGGCGACCTGCTCTTCTGGTCGAACAACGGCAAGGACTCCGGCGTCTACCACGTCGCCATCTACATCGGCGGCGGCCAGTACGTCGAGGCCGCCAACCCGAGCGTGGGCGTCCGCCTCCAGACCATCGCCAACTGGGCCCCGGACTTCGCCGGCCGGGTCTGA
- a CDS encoding LacI family DNA-binding transcriptional regulator: MTTARLSDIAAQAGVSEATVSRVLNGKANVSAATRQTVLAALDVLGYERPTRLRQRSAGLIGLITPELSNPIFPALAQVIEQVLSRHGFTPVLCTQTPGGSTEDELVEMLVDRGVAGIVFVSGLHADSTADHDRYARLAGRGVPFVLINGFSEKIDAPFISPDDRAAMWMAVQHLAELGHERIGLAVGQRRYVPVLRKIEGFTAAMREVLGLSQEEAEGLVHHTLFSVEGGHAAAGALLDKGCTAIVCGSDMMALGAIRAVRQRGLSVPQDVSVVGFDDSPLIAFTEPPLTTIRQPVEAMATAAVDALLEEVGGNAAQRGEFMFQPELVMRGSTGACAR; the protein is encoded by the coding sequence GTGACTACGGCGCGACTCTCAGACATCGCGGCACAGGCGGGGGTCAGCGAAGCCACCGTCTCCCGCGTGCTCAACGGCAAGGCGAACGTCTCCGCCGCCACCAGGCAGACCGTCCTGGCGGCGCTGGACGTGCTCGGTTACGAGCGGCCGACCCGGCTGCGCCAGCGCAGCGCCGGGCTGATCGGGCTGATCACGCCGGAGTTGAGCAACCCGATCTTCCCCGCGCTGGCGCAGGTGATCGAGCAGGTGCTCAGCCGGCACGGCTTCACGCCGGTGCTGTGCACCCAGACCCCGGGCGGATCCACCGAGGACGAACTGGTCGAGATGCTGGTCGACCGGGGCGTGGCGGGCATCGTCTTCGTCTCCGGGCTGCACGCCGACTCCACGGCCGACCACGACCGCTACGCCCGGCTGGCCGGGCGCGGGGTGCCGTTCGTGCTGATCAACGGGTTCAGCGAGAAGATCGACGCGCCGTTCATCTCGCCGGACGACCGGGCCGCGATGTGGATGGCCGTCCAGCACCTGGCCGAGCTCGGGCACGAGCGGATCGGCCTGGCGGTCGGGCAGCGGCGGTACGTGCCGGTGCTGCGCAAGATCGAGGGCTTCACGGCGGCGATGCGCGAGGTGCTCGGGCTCAGCCAGGAGGAGGCGGAAGGCCTCGTCCACCACACGCTGTTCAGCGTGGAGGGCGGGCACGCGGCGGCCGGTGCGCTGCTCGACAAGGGCTGCACGGCGATCGTCTGCGGGAGCGACATGATGGCGCTCGGGGCGATCCGGGCGGTGCGCCAGCGCGGGCTGTCGGTGCCGCAGGACGTGTCGGTGGTCGGCTTCGACGACTCGCCGCTGATCGCCTTCACCGAGCCGCCGTTGACCACGATCCGCCAGCCGGTCGAGGCGATGGCGACGGCCGCGGTGGACGCGCTGCTGGAGGAGGTCGGCGGGAACGCCGCCCAGCGCGGGGAGTTCATGTTCCAGCCGGAGCTGGTGATGCGGGGCTCCACGGGGGCCTGCGCGCGCTGA
- a CDS encoding DUF397 domain-containing protein, with the protein MHDSQDTHGSNHTYNGMAAADLKGVVWQKSRHSNSQGNCVEFAALPGGDVAMRNSRFPDGPALIYTRAEIAALLLGAKDGEFDHLAV; encoded by the coding sequence ATGCACGACTCGCAGGACACGCACGGCTCGAACCACACCTACAACGGGATGGCCGCCGCGGACCTCAAGGGGGTGGTCTGGCAGAAGAGCCGGCACAGCAACTCCCAGGGCAACTGCGTCGAGTTCGCGGCCCTGCCGGGCGGCGACGTGGCGATGCGCAACTCGCGCTTCCCGGACGGTCCGGCGCTCATCTACACCCGGGCCGAGATCGCCGCCCTGCTGCTGGGGGCCAAGGACGGGGAGTTCGACCACCTGGCCGTCTGA
- a CDS encoding amino acid ABC transporter ATP-binding protein: MSGTEVLRLESVRKTFGDQVVLRDVDLAVPEHSVTALIGASGSGKSTLMRCVNLLEGIDDGAIFLDGEEITDPRADEDAVRRRIGVVFQSYNLFPHMTVLENITLAPRRVHRVGRAEAEATALELLDRLGLAAKAKEYPDRLSGGQQQRVAIVRALAAGPRLLLLDEITAALDPVLVGEVLAVVRDLKEQGMTMVLSTHEMGFAREVADRVCFLDGGVVLEQGPPEQVFGDPQEERTRQFLSRVVASGRLQG; this comes from the coding sequence GTGAGCGGGACCGAGGTGCTCCGGCTGGAGTCGGTGCGCAAGACCTTCGGCGACCAGGTGGTGTTGCGCGACGTGGACCTCGCCGTGCCCGAGCACTCGGTGACGGCACTGATCGGGGCGTCCGGCTCCGGGAAGTCCACGTTGATGCGCTGCGTCAACCTGCTGGAGGGGATCGACGACGGGGCGATCTTCCTGGACGGCGAGGAGATCACCGACCCGCGCGCGGACGAGGACGCCGTGCGGCGCCGGATCGGCGTGGTGTTCCAGTCGTACAACCTGTTCCCGCACATGACGGTGCTGGAGAACATCACGCTCGCGCCACGGCGGGTGCACCGGGTCGGACGGGCGGAGGCCGAGGCGACGGCACTGGAGCTGCTGGACCGGCTCGGGCTGGCGGCGAAGGCGAAGGAGTACCCGGACCGGCTCTCCGGTGGGCAGCAGCAGCGTGTCGCCATCGTGCGGGCACTGGCGGCCGGGCCCCGGCTGCTGCTGCTCGACGAGATCACCGCGGCGCTCGACCCGGTGTTGGTCGGGGAGGTGCTGGCGGTGGTCCGGGACCTCAAGGAGCAGGGGATGACGATGGTCCTCTCCACCCATGAGATGGGCTTCGCCCGCGAGGTCGCCGACCGGGTGTGCTTCCTGGACGGCGGGGTGGTGCTCGAACAGGGGCCGCCGGAGCAGGTGTTCGGCGATCCCCAGGAGGAGCGGACCCGGCAGTTCCTCAGCCGGGTCGTCGCCTCGGGGCGGCTCCAGGGCTGA